A stretch of Metabacillus sp. FJAT-52054 DNA encodes these proteins:
- the yhaM gene encoding 3'-5' exoribonuclease YhaM: MSKGVMHFDVGEQVELYLLIKSSTKGVASNGKPFLTLILQDQSGEIEAKLWDASQGDEQIYGPQGIVKIAGDIHHYRGRNQLKIKNIRPLHDHETFDISDFLETAPLKKEDMMDTITQYIFEMKNPNVQRITRHLVKQHQQAFLEYPAATKNHHEFVSGLAYHVVSMLNLAKSIAALYPSLDTDLLYAGVILHDLGKVTELSGPISTTYTVEGNLLGHISIMVNEIAQAAKELGIESEEVVVLQHLILSHHGKAEWGSPKPPMIKEAEILHYIDNLDAKMNMLDRALERVKPGEFSERVFALENRSFYKPVFHN, encoded by the coding sequence ATGTCTAAAGGAGTTATGCATTTTGATGTAGGGGAGCAGGTTGAGCTTTATCTGCTCATTAAATCATCCACCAAGGGGGTAGCAAGCAACGGGAAACCCTTTTTGACCCTCATCCTCCAGGATCAAAGCGGAGAAATCGAAGCGAAGCTCTGGGATGCAAGCCAGGGGGACGAACAAATTTATGGACCTCAAGGCATTGTTAAGATTGCCGGGGATATCCATCATTACAGAGGAAGAAACCAGCTCAAAATAAAAAACATCCGACCGCTTCATGACCATGAAACGTTTGATATTTCGGACTTTCTGGAAACAGCACCTTTGAAAAAAGAAGACATGATGGATACCATCACTCAATATATTTTTGAAATGAAAAATCCAAATGTCCAGCGCATCACAAGGCACCTAGTGAAACAGCATCAGCAGGCTTTTCTTGAATACCCGGCTGCCACGAAAAATCACCATGAATTCGTTTCTGGACTTGCATACCATGTTGTATCCATGCTGAATCTGGCAAAATCGATTGCAGCACTTTATCCGTCTCTTGATACGGATCTGCTCTATGCGGGTGTAATCCTGCATGACCTTGGAAAAGTAACAGAGCTAAGCGGCCCGATCAGTACAACTTATACGGTAGAAGGCAACCTGCTTGGCCACATATCCATTATGGTGAATGAAATTGCGCAGGCAGCAAAAGAATTGGGAATAGAATCTGAAGAAGTCGTCGTCTTGCAGCATCTTATTCTTTCCCATCATGGAAAAGCAGAGTGGGGAAGTCCGAAGCCGCCAATGATTAAGGAAGCAGAAATTCTTCATTACATTGATAATCTCGATGCTAAAATGAATATGCTTGACCGTGCACTGGAACGTGTAAAACCCGGAGAATTTTCCGAAAGGGTCTTTGCCCTTGAAAACCGCTCCTTTTACAAACCGGTTTTTCATAACTAG
- a CDS encoding sporulation YhaL family protein, which produces MLTLPWWIYLCMGGVLFSGFKFVTLTREDIRTDEEFIEQEGQIYLERIKAERERRKAEKMTV; this is translated from the coding sequence ATGCTGACGTTGCCTTGGTGGATTTATCTGTGCATGGGCGGAGTGCTTTTCAGCGGTTTTAAATTTGTAACACTTACAAGAGAAGATATACGGACAGATGAGGAATTCATTGAACAGGAAGGGCAAATCTATTTGGAGCGGATCAAAGCGGAAAGAGAGCGGAGAAAAGCTGAGAAAATGACTGTCTGA
- a CDS encoding cold-shock protein — protein sequence MLEGTVKWFNAEKGFGFIEREDGDDVFVHFSAIQGDGFKTLEEGQKVTFEIVQGNRGDQAANVEKA from the coding sequence ATGTTAGAAGGTACAGTTAAGTGGTTTAATGCAGAAAAAGGTTTCGGTTTCATCGAGCGCGAAGATGGCGACGACGTATTCGTACATTTCTCCGCTATCCAAGGCGACGGTTTCAAAACTCTAGAAGAAGGCCAAAAAGTTACATTTGAAATCGTTCAAGGTAACCGTGGCGATCAAGCTGCTAACGTAGAAAAAGCATAA
- a CDS encoding peptidylprolyl isomerase, whose amino-acid sequence MKKMAIAAITATSLFTLGACSNGAAGGSDVVAETKAGNVTKDELYEAMKSRAGEQVLTELVHNKVLGEKYKVSKDEIKKELESIKAQYGAEQIDMLVKKQGQASVDNMVKTELLRKKAAEAESKVTDEDIKKYHESLKDKVKASHILVKDEKTAKEVKSKLDGGAKFEDLAKEYSQDPSAQTGGSLGWFGKGQMVKEFEGAAFKLKEGEISQPVKTEYGYHIIRIDETYKSYDQMKKSLEAEVKEQKTQDPAAMQAAIDKALKDAKVVVKDKQLKDTFKAPEQPAMPAQPAQ is encoded by the coding sequence ATGAAAAAAATGGCTATTGCGGCTATTACAGCTACGAGCCTTTTCACGCTCGGCGCATGCAGCAACGGAGCAGCAGGCGGTTCTGATGTTGTGGCTGAGACGAAAGCTGGAAACGTTACAAAGGACGAGCTTTACGAGGCTATGAAATCCCGCGCAGGTGAACAGGTATTGACTGAATTAGTTCATAACAAAGTGCTGGGTGAAAAATACAAGGTTTCCAAAGATGAAATTAAAAAAGAGCTTGAATCCATTAAAGCTCAATATGGTGCTGAGCAAATTGACATGCTGGTTAAAAAGCAAGGTCAAGCCTCAGTCGACAATATGGTGAAAACTGAACTTTTGCGTAAAAAGGCTGCTGAAGCTGAGTCAAAAGTAACGGATGAAGATATTAAAAAGTATCATGAGAGCTTAAAAGATAAAGTTAAAGCGAGCCATATCCTTGTTAAGGATGAAAAAACAGCCAAAGAAGTTAAATCAAAGCTGGATGGCGGAGCTAAATTCGAAGACCTGGCTAAAGAATACTCTCAGGATCCATCTGCACAAACCGGAGGATCTTTAGGATGGTTCGGCAAAGGCCAAATGGTTAAGGAATTTGAAGGAGCTGCATTTAAGCTTAAAGAAGGCGAAATCAGCCAGCCTGTTAAAACAGAATACGGCTACCATATTATCCGTATTGATGAAACGTACAAATCTTACGATCAAATGAAGAAAAGCCTGGAAGCTGAAGTAAAAGAACAAAAAACCCAGGATCCTGCTGCGATGCAGGCTGCAATCGACAAAGCGCTTAAAGATGCCAAGGTTGTAGTAAAAGATAAACAGCTTAAAGATACCTTTAAGGCTCCTGAACAGCCAGCAATGCCTGCTCAGCCGGCTCAATAA
- a CDS encoding YjcZ family sporulation protein produces the protein MGGYNSGFALIVVLFILLIIVGAAYIC, from the coding sequence ATGGGAGGATACAATTCCGGCTTTGCGTTGATCGTTGTTTTGTTTATTTTGCTGATTATTGTGGGTGCAGCGTATATTTGCTAG
- a CDS encoding YjcZ family sporulation protein, producing MGGSYGGGFALIVVLFILLIIVGAAWL from the coding sequence ATGGGCGGTTCTTACGGCGGAGGTTTCGCGTTAATCGTTGTACTTTTCATTTTGTTGATCATCGTTGGTGCAGCTTGGCTATAA
- a CDS encoding DUF3267 domain-containing protein translates to MNCWKTIDLSKDYGFQRLFLYFIMASITAFIVLYLPLSLVDPSRKLAAGHILYLAAILFLILPLHKLLHALPLMICGKIPKMKMEYAAMIPIVRLKPCARITKQVMLATLLSPFLIFTAASIQASILMPEYVHYFCLAAALHIGWCVPDLIYARQVIAAPRTCIVEEDRNALEILIENKL, encoded by the coding sequence ATGAACTGCTGGAAAACCATCGACCTATCAAAAGATTATGGGTTTCAGCGTCTCTTTCTATATTTTATAATGGCATCAATTACGGCTTTTATTGTCCTATACCTTCCTCTATCGCTGGTAGACCCCAGCCGGAAGCTTGCTGCAGGACATATACTTTACCTGGCAGCAATTTTATTTCTAATATTGCCTTTGCATAAACTGCTCCATGCGCTTCCACTAATGATTTGCGGCAAAATCCCAAAAATGAAAATGGAATATGCAGCAATGATTCCCATTGTACGGCTCAAGCCATGCGCCCGAATTACTAAGCAAGTAATGCTTGCCACACTGCTTTCTCCATTCCTTATTTTTACGGCAGCGAGTATTCAGGCAAGCATCCTAATGCCGGAATACGTACACTACTTCTGCCTGGCTGCAGCCCTCCACATCGGCTGGTGTGTTCCGGATTTAATATACGCCCGACAAGTTATAGCTGCACCAAGAACATGCATTGTTGAAGAGGACCGAAATGCATTAGAGATATTAATAGAAAACAAGCTGTAA
- a CDS encoding DUF1878 family protein: MDSFEERLNRMEFQVRLLASLIKKDEHPFMYMVIEKQLSEKEHQQVMELCDKLDRLYQKQKAQGFVRFEGLLTLFVQDLNEKLEVKETAQALFKQGLFSQLMSDFLSMLNDY, from the coding sequence GTGGACTCGTTTGAAGAACGGCTGAACCGGATGGAATTTCAGGTTCGTCTTCTTGCCTCATTGATTAAAAAGGATGAGCATCCATTTATGTATATGGTTATTGAAAAACAGCTGTCTGAAAAGGAACATCAGCAGGTTATGGAATTATGTGATAAATTGGATCGGCTTTACCAAAAACAAAAAGCGCAGGGATTTGTCCGTTTTGAAGGACTCCTTACGCTTTTTGTTCAAGATTTAAATGAAAAGCTGGAGGTGAAGGAAACCGCTCAAGCCCTTTTCAAACAGGGATTGTTTTCGCAGTTGATGAGCGATTTCCTGAGTATGTTAAACGATTATTGA
- a CDS encoding HTH-type transcriptional regulator Hpr, with product MKTNEKDYTVKEALLFSQRIAQLSKALWKSIEKDWQQWIKPYDLNINEHHILWIAYHLKGASISEIAKFGVMHVSTAFNFSKKLEERGYLEFSKKLDDKRNTYIELTPKGEGILLQLMEDYDPTRNAVFKGAMPLQNLYGKFPEIIEMMAIIRNIYGDDFMEIFERSFSNIEKEFGEENGRLKKITEEEQPKAAANQ from the coding sequence TTGAAGACAAATGAAAAGGATTACACGGTAAAAGAGGCATTGCTCTTCAGCCAGAGAATCGCTCAGTTAAGCAAAGCCTTGTGGAAATCAATCGAGAAAGACTGGCAGCAATGGATCAAGCCTTATGATTTGAACATAAACGAACACCACATTCTTTGGATTGCTTACCACCTGAAAGGAGCATCCATTTCGGAGATTGCTAAGTTCGGAGTGATGCATGTCTCTACTGCCTTCAACTTTTCGAAAAAGCTTGAGGAAAGAGGCTATCTGGAATTCTCCAAAAAGCTGGATGACAAAAGAAATACGTACATCGAGCTGACCCCTAAGGGTGAGGGAATTCTTCTGCAGCTAATGGAGGATTATGATCCTACCCGAAATGCCGTATTTAAAGGGGCCATGCCTCTGCAGAATCTGTATGGGAAATTCCCGGAGATTATCGAAATGATGGCCATCATCCGAAACATTTACGGTGATGACTTTATGGAGATTTTTGAGCGCTCTTTCAGCAATATCGAAAAGGAATTCGGCGAAGAGAATGGACGCTTGAAGAAAATTACGGAAGAGGAGCAGCCTAAAGCTGCTGCTAATCAATAA